A stretch of Thermus neutrinimicus DNA encodes these proteins:
- a CDS encoding YbfB/YjiJ family MFS transporter, with product MAIRLLLLALGPALALGLGRFAYALVLPLMQSTWGLSYAQAGILGSANTLGYLVGAFFSHRLLGWVGYRNGFFLALLLQGPILALTGMGNLPLAFSLRFLQGFLGALVFVGGAALLMAVGSSGRTLGVYYGGVGLGLLLAPWLLWGAAEPLGAWARLGLYSLLLGLPTLLSWPILKEPPPPVQGEGSLGPILPLLLAYGLYGAGYIGYMTFVAAVVGDSLTLFGLLGLGALLTGPVWGPWVERVGGRKGLFHVLSVLFLGSLPPLALHLPALSALLFGLAFLGVITALTQAFRTLLPPSAWPRAMGLSTAAFALGQAAGPAVAGFFAEAAGRGEGALWTASVLLFLALLPTWPRPQKP from the coding sequence ATGGCCATTAGGCTTCTCCTCCTGGCCTTGGGACCCGCCCTAGCCCTGGGCCTGGGGCGGTTCGCCTACGCCCTGGTCCTGCCCCTCATGCAAAGCACCTGGGGACTTTCCTACGCCCAAGCGGGGATCCTGGGAAGCGCCAACACCCTGGGCTACCTAGTGGGGGCCTTTTTCAGCCACCGCCTCCTGGGCTGGGTGGGCTACCGGAACGGGTTTTTCCTGGCCCTCCTCCTGCAGGGCCCCATCCTGGCCCTCACGGGGATGGGAAACCTCCCCCTGGCCTTCAGCCTGCGGTTTCTCCAGGGCTTTCTCGGCGCCTTGGTCTTCGTGGGAGGGGCGGCTCTCCTCATGGCCGTGGGCAGCTCTGGGCGAACCCTGGGGGTCTACTACGGGGGCGTGGGCCTGGGGCTTCTCCTGGCCCCGTGGCTCCTTTGGGGAGCCGCCGAGCCCTTGGGGGCCTGGGCCAGGCTGGGCCTTTATAGCCTCCTCCTGGGCCTGCCCACCCTTCTTTCCTGGCCTATTCTGAAAGAACCCCCACCCCCCGTCCAAGGCGAGGGAAGCCTAGGGCCCATCCTTCCCTTACTTTTGGCCTATGGCCTTTACGGGGCAGGGTACATCGGCTACATGACCTTCGTGGCGGCGGTGGTGGGGGATTCCCTTACCCTCTTCGGCCTCCTGGGCCTGGGAGCCCTCCTGACCGGACCCGTTTGGGGACCCTGGGTGGAGCGGGTAGGGGGGAGAAAGGGGCTTTTCCACGTGCTCTCTGTCCTGTTTCTGGGGAGCCTTCCTCCCCTGGCCCTGCACCTTCCCGCCCTCAGCGCCCTCCTCTTCGGACTTGCCTTCCTGGGGGTGATCACCGCCCTCACCCAGGCCTTCCGCACCCTCCTCCCCCCTTCCGCCTGGCCCCGGGCCATGGGGCTTTCCACGGCAGCCTTCGCCCTGGGCCAGGCGGCGGGGCCTGCCGTGGCCGGGTTCTTCGCGGAGGCGGCGGGGCGAGGGGAGGGGGCCCTTTGGACGGCCAGCGTTCTCCTCTTTCTGGCCCTCCTCCCCACCTGGCCTCGCCCTCAGAAACCGTAG
- a CDS encoding carboxypeptidase M32, with amino-acid sequence MTPETAYQELLEFQRETAYLASLGALAAWDQRTMIPKKGHEHRARQMAALARLLYQRATDPRVGEWLSAVEGSHLVQDPLSDAAVNVREWRQAYERTRAIPERLAVELAQAQSEAESYWEEARPRDDWQGFLPYLRRVFALTKEKAEILYGLPPAPGDPPYGEVYDALLDGFEPGMRSGELLPLFSQLREGLQGLLDRILGSSRKPDTRILHRPYPKEAQKAFALELLAACGYDLEAGRLDPTAHPFEISIGPGDVRITTRYFEDFFNAGIFGTLHEMGHALYEQGLPREHWGTPRGEAVSLGVHESQSRTWENLVGRSLGFWERFFPRAKERFPSLQGVALEDFHRAINAVEPSLIRVEADEVTYNLHILVRLELELLLFRGELALEDLPGAWTERYRAYLGVAPRDYKDGVMQDVHWSGGLFGYFPTYTLGNLYAAQFFQKAQEELGDLEAQFRRGEFHAFLGWTRRKIHAEGSRFRPKALVERVTGAPPSARPFLAYLEGKYRALYGF; translated from the coding sequence GTGACGCCGGAAACCGCTTATCAGGAGCTTTTGGAGTTCCAGAGGGAAACCGCCTACCTGGCCTCCCTGGGGGCCCTGGCGGCTTGGGACCAGCGCACCATGATCCCCAAGAAGGGGCACGAGCACCGGGCGAGGCAGATGGCAGCCCTAGCCCGCCTCCTTTATCAACGGGCCACGGATCCCAGGGTTGGGGAGTGGCTTTCGGCGGTGGAGGGTTCCCACCTGGTGCAGGATCCCCTTTCCGATGCCGCGGTCAACGTCCGGGAGTGGCGGCAGGCCTACGAGCGCACCCGGGCCATCCCCGAAAGGCTGGCGGTGGAGCTGGCCCAGGCCCAAAGCGAGGCGGAGAGTTACTGGGAGGAGGCCCGTCCCAGGGACGACTGGCAGGGGTTCTTGCCCTACTTGCGCCGGGTGTTCGCCCTCACCAAGGAGAAGGCGGAGATCCTCTATGGCCTTCCCCCGGCTCCCGGGGACCCTCCCTATGGGGAGGTTTACGACGCCCTTTTGGATGGGTTCGAGCCGGGGATGCGCTCCGGGGAGCTTTTGCCCCTTTTCAGCCAGCTGAGGGAGGGGCTCCAGGGGCTTTTGGACCGGATCCTGGGGAGCAGCCGGAAACCCGATACCCGCATCCTGCACCGTCCCTATCCCAAGGAGGCCCAGAAGGCCTTTGCCCTCGAGCTCCTCGCCGCCTGTGGTTACGACCTCGAGGCGGGCCGCCTGGACCCCACCGCCCATCCCTTTGAGATCTCCATCGGGCCCGGGGACGTGCGCATCACCACCCGTTACTTCGAGGACTTCTTCAACGCCGGCATCTTCGGCACCCTGCACGAGATGGGCCATGCCCTCTACGAGCAGGGCCTGCCCAGGGAGCACTGGGGGACCCCAAGGGGGGAGGCGGTCTCCTTGGGGGTTCACGAGTCGCAAAGCCGCACCTGGGAGAACCTGGTGGGCCGCTCCCTGGGCTTTTGGGAGCGGTTTTTCCCCCGGGCAAAGGAGCGCTTCCCAAGCCTCCAGGGCGTGGCCCTGGAGGACTTCCACCGGGCCATCAACGCCGTGGAGCCCTCCCTCATCCGGGTGGAGGCGGACGAGGTCACCTATAACCTTCACATCCTGGTGCGCCTGGAGTTGGAGCTTCTCCTTTTCCGGGGGGAGCTTGCCCTGGAGGACCTCCCCGGGGCCTGGACGGAGCGGTACCGAGCCTACCTAGGGGTGGCCCCTAGGGACTACAAGGACGGGGTAATGCAGGACGTGCACTGGTCCGGGGGGCTTTTCGGCTACTTCCCCACCTACACCCTGGGTAACCTCTACGCCGCCCAGTTCTTCCAAAAGGCCCAGGAGGAGCTTGGGGACCTCGAGGCCCAGTTCCGCCGGGGGGAGTTCCATGCCTTTCTGGGCTGGACCCGTAGGAAAATCCACGCCGAGGGAAGCCGCTTCCGCCCCAAGGCTTTGGTGGAGCGGGTGACCGGTGCACCCCCCAGCGCCCGGCCCTTCTTGGCCTACCTGGAGGGGAAGTACCGGGCCCTCTACGGTTTCTGA
- a CDS encoding prepilin peptidase, with product MWPLFALLLGLAVGSFLNVVIHRLPKGESIVFPPSRCPACGHRLAPKDLVPVFSYLALRGRCRYCHSPISPRYPLVEALTGLLFALVALFYPPSPQAFLTFAFLAFLVALSFIDLDTLELPDSLTYGLLFLGLASAYLLSFPRPFPEALDGALISAGVLGLVAGYGGFFLRRFREARAEVPVGPHQVHMAALFGALLGAGVGMALASLTWALSGRTGRPVVLPDRITLPLLPLAWILAPYLGAELLSTLKGSFLAAGGLALAGGLYWALRTEPQGEVAVKAEAGETDPVAMGYGDVKLLGALGAWLGIYSLLALFLGVFAGALVGLAFRQRKIPFGPYLALGGVVAFFFGETLWRAYMAWLGL from the coding sequence ATGTGGCCCCTTTTTGCCCTGCTCCTTGGCCTGGCGGTGGGCTCCTTCCTGAACGTGGTGATCCACCGCCTGCCCAAAGGGGAGTCCATCGTCTTCCCGCCCTCCCGTTGTCCCGCCTGCGGCCACCGCCTGGCCCCCAAGGACCTGGTTCCCGTGTTCTCCTACCTGGCCCTTAGGGGACGGTGCCGCTACTGCCATAGCCCCATATCCCCCCGCTACCCCCTGGTGGAGGCCCTCACGGGCCTGCTCTTTGCCCTGGTGGCCCTCTTCTACCCTCCCTCGCCCCAGGCCTTCCTCACCTTCGCCTTCCTGGCCTTCCTGGTGGCCCTTTCCTTCATAGACCTGGACACCCTTGAGCTCCCCGATTCCCTCACCTACGGTCTCCTTTTCCTGGGGCTCGCCTCTGCCTACCTCCTTTCCTTCCCCCGCCCCTTTCCCGAGGCCCTGGACGGGGCTTTGATCTCCGCTGGAGTCCTGGGGCTGGTGGCGGGGTACGGGGGGTTTTTCCTAAGGCGCTTCCGCGAGGCCAGGGCAGAGGTACCCGTGGGGCCCCATCAGGTGCACATGGCCGCCCTTTTCGGTGCCCTCTTGGGCGCTGGGGTGGGGATGGCCCTGGCCTCCCTCACCTGGGCCCTTTCGGGGCGCACGGGAAGACCCGTGGTGCTTCCCGACCGGATAACCCTGCCCCTCCTGCCCTTGGCCTGGATCCTGGCCCCCTACCTGGGGGCCGAGCTCCTAAGTACCCTCAAAGGGTCCTTCCTGGCCGCAGGGGGCCTGGCCCTGGCTGGGGGGCTCTATTGGGCCCTCAGGACGGAGCCCCAAGGGGAGGTAGCGGTAAAGGCGGAGGCGGGGGAAACCGATCCCGTGGCCATGGGCTACGGGGATGTGAAGCTTCTGGGAGCCTTGGGAGCCTGGCTTGGGATTTACAGCCTCCTGGCCCTGTTCCTAGGGGTCTTCGCCGGGGCCCTGGTGGGCCTGGCCTTTAGGCAACGGAAAATCCCCTTCGGCCCCTACCTGGCCTTGGGGGGCGTGGTGGCCTTCTTCTTCGGGGAAACCCTGTGGCGGGCGTACATGGCCTGGCTGGGGCTATAG
- a CDS encoding nitroreductase family protein: protein MAVDLLPILAQRRSVRRFKPVPIPEKDLEKLLFALQRAPTDASAQLYSAIRITDPGLRERVAQLSGNQEHIRQAAEFFLFLADIHRLERLLAHRGERMAFWPKTALHFALLDAGLAASYLALTAEALGYGVCFVGGVLNGVEELLDLLELPPGVIPAVGLAVGIPDEEGPPRPRLPRRLVVHENRYRPYSPEDLEAGFQAMAPYSRVGDWGRVLRRYFAQGGTMEEREKPYGRALARQGLDPDLPPGSPFYSLGALLAEALEGEARAILFRKGEAWLERETEAFRGEGGPGEALLTALRKARGEMEDWP, encoded by the coding sequence ATGGCGGTGGACCTCCTTCCCATCCTGGCCCAAAGGCGAAGCGTGCGCCGCTTTAAGCCCGTGCCCATACCTGAGAAAGATCTAGAAAAGCTTCTGTTCGCCCTGCAAAGGGCCCCCACCGACGCCAGCGCCCAGCTTTATAGCGCCATCCGGATCACCGACCCAGGGCTTAGGGAAAGGGTGGCCCAGCTTTCCGGCAACCAGGAGCACATCCGCCAGGCGGCGGAGTTCTTCCTTTTCCTGGCGGACATCCATCGCCTGGAAAGGCTTCTCGCCCACCGGGGGGAGAGGATGGCCTTCTGGCCCAAAACCGCCTTGCACTTCGCCCTCTTGGACGCGGGGCTTGCCGCCAGCTACCTGGCCCTTACCGCCGAGGCCCTGGGCTACGGGGTCTGCTTCGTCGGAGGGGTGCTGAACGGGGTGGAGGAGCTCCTGGACCTCCTGGAGCTTCCCCCTGGGGTTATCCCCGCGGTGGGCCTGGCGGTGGGCATCCCGGACGAGGAAGGCCCCCCCAGGCCCCGGCTTCCGAGGAGGCTGGTGGTGCACGAAAACCGGTACCGGCCCTACAGCCCGGAAGACCTCGAGGCCGGCTTCCAGGCCATGGCCCCCTATAGCCGCGTGGGGGACTGGGGAAGGGTTTTGAGGCGGTACTTCGCCCAAGGGGGAACCATGGAGGAAAGGGAAAAGCCCTACGGCCGGGCCCTGGCCCGTCAGGGCCTGGATCCCGACCTTCCCCCCGGTTCCCCCTTCTACTCCCTGGGCGCCCTGTTGGCGGAGGCCCTGGAAGGGGAAGCCCGGGCCATCCTCTTCCGCAAGGGGGAGGCCTGGCTAGAGCGGGAAACCGAAGCCTTCCGAGGGGAAGGAGGCCCTGGGGAGGCCCTCCTCACCGCCCTAAGGAAGGCCCGGGGGGAGATGGAGGACTGGCCTTAG
- a CDS encoding C40 family peptidase, which produces MLWRWALVVLWVFFPWSLAQVGSGLPQGGSLEGPSLSHTVAPGDTLFSIARRYGTTVEELMRLNGLDTFLIQPGQVLRLPQEGERIHLVVPGDTLFSLARRYGTTVEELMRLNGLSTPELKVGQALRIPAQRGEDRGKASPEPPPSSPGGGHAPDQGKPPLAGEDYDPESPLLRVVLRYLGVPYKYGANSPTSVDCSAFVAQVYAELGIALPRTTREQFRALPPAEALRPGDLVFFSFGGKDVDHVGLYLGRGVFAHASSYGSRVVIESLEAPFYRKAYRGARRVAQEAGK; this is translated from the coding sequence ATGCTCTGGAGGTGGGCCCTGGTGGTCTTGTGGGTGTTCTTCCCCTGGAGCCTGGCCCAGGTGGGTTCCGGCCTGCCCCAAGGGGGTTCCCTCGAGGGGCCTTCCCTATCCCACACCGTGGCCCCGGGGGATACCCTGTTCTCCATCGCCCGGCGCTACGGCACCACGGTGGAGGAGCTCATGCGCCTCAATGGCCTGGATACCTTCCTCATCCAGCCGGGGCAGGTGCTTAGGCTTCCCCAAGAAGGGGAGCGCATCCACCTGGTGGTTCCCGGGGATACCCTGTTCTCCCTGGCGCGCCGCTACGGCACCACGGTGGAGGAGCTCATGCGCCTCAACGGGCTTTCCACGCCGGAGCTTAAGGTGGGCCAGGCCCTGAGGATCCCGGCCCAAAGGGGGGAGGACAGGGGCAAGGCCTCCCCAGAGCCCCCTCCCTCGTCCCCGGGCGGAGGCCATGCCCCCGACCAGGGGAAGCCTCCCCTGGCGGGCGAGGATTACGACCCGGAGAGCCCGCTTCTCAGAGTGGTCCTCCGCTACCTGGGGGTGCCTTACAAGTACGGGGCGAACTCTCCCACCTCCGTGGACTGTTCGGCCTTTGTGGCCCAGGTGTATGCCGAGCTGGGCATAGCCCTTCCCCGGACCACCCGGGAACAGTTTCGGGCCCTTCCCCCCGCCGAGGCCTTGCGCCCGGGGGACCTGGTCTTCTTCAGCTTTGGGGGGAAGGATGTCGACCACGTGGGCCTCTACCTGGGCCGGGGAGTCTTCGCCCATGCCAGCAGCTACGGGAGCCGGGTGGTGATCGAGAGCCTCGAGGCTCCCTTCTACCGGAAGGCCTACCGGGGCGCCCGGCGGGTGGCGCAGGAGGCCGGGAAGTAG
- a CDS encoding FAD-dependent oxidoreductase translates to MQDYQVLIVGAGFAGSEAAYRLAEGGVRVGLLTQSLDSVMMPFLPPKPPFPEGSLLARAYDPADPRLWAFHARAKYLLENQPNLHLFQATATELLLEGKRVVGVGTWEGPPARASRVVLAVGSFLGARLRMGGVEEEAGRLSEASYPDLFLHLQALGFRFLRREGEVPETPGTPGYTVSYHAFHPEEWEEATFRLTRLEGLYAVGLCVREGEYALMSQEGLRLAEHLLHELG, encoded by the coding sequence ATGCAGGACTACCAGGTGCTCATCGTGGGGGCGGGCTTTGCGGGAAGCGAGGCCGCCTACCGTTTGGCGGAGGGGGGGGTGCGGGTGGGCCTCCTCACCCAGAGCCTGGACTCGGTGATGATGCCCTTCCTGCCCCCAAAGCCCCCCTTCCCGGAAGGAAGCCTCCTGGCCCGGGCCTACGACCCAGCCGATCCCCGGCTTTGGGCCTTCCACGCCCGGGCCAAATACCTCCTGGAAAACCAGCCCAACCTGCACCTTTTCCAGGCCACCGCCACGGAACTCCTCCTCGAGGGGAAAAGGGTGGTGGGGGTGGGCACGTGGGAAGGCCCCCCGGCCAGGGCCTCCCGCGTGGTGTTGGCGGTGGGGAGCTTTCTTGGGGCCAGGCTCCGCATGGGCGGGGTGGAGGAGGAGGCGGGCCGGCTCTCCGAGGCCAGCTATCCGGACCTCTTCCTCCACCTCCAGGCCCTAGGCTTCCGCTTCCTGAGGCGGGAGGGCGAGGTACCCGAAACCCCGGGAACCCCCGGCTACACCGTCAGCTACCATGCCTTCCATCCGGAGGAATGGGAGGAGGCCACCTTCCGTCTAACCAGGCTCGAGGGGCTTTACGCCGTGGGTCTTTGCGTGCGGGAAGGGGAGTATGCCCTCATGAGCCAAGAAGGCCTGCGCCTGGCGGAGCACCTTCTCCATGAGCTTGGGTAG